The sequence CCAGCGATCTGCGCCAAAAAGCGTGGAACGCGCCTGGTTTGAATCGAGCGCCGATGATTCTTCCATTATCCGCCGCCTCGTAATCCCGTTTATCCCGGAATGAGCACTGGATACCTGATTCATTCTCAGACAAATATACATCGACATAGGGTCGGTGCATGACTTGCTCCGAAATGTAGGGCTGCCCCGTCGTGTTATTCCAATGTATGGTCCAAAAGTGGTTAACGAATGGCGTTAAACTGACCGGAGGCACATAGGTTTGAAAGATGATATGCCGCTCGAAACCGACAGGATCAAGTTTCCCGCCCGTTTGATAAATATCAACGGATTTCTGTAATACAGTTATGATCATCATCCCCTATCATTGAAATAAAAGTATATACCAATTGACCTAAAAAGGAGCTTGTTTAGAATGACAAACACATCTACTTTACGAGGTATGGCAAATGTAAGTTTCTGGGCGGAGGATCTCAAAGCTGCAAAAGAATGGTACACGAAGCTATTGGGTGTGGAGCCGTACTTCCAAAGTCCGAATCCTGAGAACCCTGTGTACCTCGAATATCGGATCGGCGACTTTCAAGACGAGCTAGGCATAATTGATAAGAAATATGCACCCAACGCAGCTAGCTTGACGGGGACGGGTGGAGTTACACTATACTGGCATGTGGATGATGTTGTCGGAATGCTGAAAAAGTTGAAGGAACTGGGAGCCACGGAATATGAACCTCTTACGGAGCGCGGTATTGACTGGATCACGGCATCGGTCGTGGACCCTTTTGGAAACATCATTGGCTTGATCCACAGTCCGCATTATAAAGAAATGTGGAATTCCACTTATAAAGCATAACCTTGACTCCAGCTGGCGTCGTTATCCAAACGATGTCAGTTTTTCTATGAAACGAATTCAATTTTCTCAATTCTACATTACTGCATGT comes from Paenibacillus sp. 19GGS1-52 and encodes:
- a CDS encoding VOC family protein, producing MTNTSTLRGMANVSFWAEDLKAAKEWYTKLLGVEPYFQSPNPENPVYLEYRIGDFQDELGIIDKKYAPNAASLTGTGGVTLYWHVDDVVGMLKKLKELGATEYEPLTERGIDWITASVVDPFGNIIGLIHSPHYKEMWNSTYKA